The Spartobacteria bacterium region GGCGATTCCGGATCTTGAGGACGGGTTGAAGCCAGTTCAGCGTCGTATTCTGTTTTCCCTGCTTGAAAACGATGACGGACGGTTTATTAAAGTGGCCAACATTGTCGGGTACTGCATGCAGTTCCATCCTCACGGCGATCAGTCCATTTCAGACGCGCTGGTCACATTGGCGAATAAACGGTATTTGATTGAGGGGCAGGGGAATTTTGGAAATCTGTTTACTGGCGACCCTGCGGCCGCATCCCGATACATCGAGTGCCGCCTCACTCCGCTGGCCCGCAACGAAATATTTAACAACGAAATGACGGAATTTGTGCCGACCTATGACGGCCGCAAGAAAGAGCCGGTGACCCTGCCGTGCAAATTGCCGTTGTTGCTTATGTTGGGAGCCGACGGCATTGCCGTTGGACTGGCCACAAAAATTCTCCCTCATAATTTCGTGGAACTGCTGGAGGCGCAGATCGCAATCTTGCGTAACGAACCTTTTACACTTTATCCCGATTTTATTCAGGGTGGCGACATGGATGTCACCGATTATGATGATGGCCGAGGTAAAATACGCGTTCGCGCCGTGATCGAAACGGCAAAGCCGGATACCTTGATTATTCGTGAAATTCCCTATGGGACAACCACCGAATCGCTCCTCAATTCCATTGAAGATGCCGTAAAAAAGAAAAAATTAAAAATAAAGTCGATTAATGACTACACGGCAGAGCGTATTGAAATCGAGATAAAACTTGCCCAGGGAACGAGTTCCGATAAAACTATAGAAGCACTGTATGCCTTTACGCACTGCGAGGTACAGCATTCTAGTAATATGGTGGTTATATACAAACGACGCCCCATGGACATGACGGTCAGTGAAGTCTTGAAGAGTTGTACAGAGCAGTTTGTCGCTATTCTGCAGCGTGAGCTGGAGCTGAAGAAAGAGCACTTATTAAACAGTTTGCACCGCAATACGCTCGTACGTATTTTTATCGAACAGCGAATTTACAAAAATATTGAAGAGTGCGAAACCTATGAGGATGTACAGCAGACGGTACTGGACGGGGTGAACGTTTTCCGTGCTGAGTTGCCGCGCGATGTGACGCTGGACGATGTTGAAATGTTGCTCTCCATAAAAATTCGTCGTATCTCCCGCTATGACATGAATAAAAATCGACGCGAATCCGAGCAGATACTCGCCGATCTATCGGAAACGGAAAAAAAT contains the following coding sequences:
- a CDS encoding DNA topoisomerase IV subunit A, with protein sequence MKDKDESQLNLFQSKKQASEKKEADGTDEFTLIEEEQHASIDLGKYRVPDGVFRRLMDVNFLQYASYVIRDRAIPDLEDGLKPVQRRILFSLLENDDGRFIKVANIVGYCMQFHPHGDQSISDALVTLANKRYLIEGQGNFGNLFTGDPAAASRYIECRLTPLARNEIFNNEMTEFVPTYDGRKKEPVTLPCKLPLLLMLGADGIAVGLATKILPHNFVELLEAQIAILRNEPFTLYPDFIQGGDMDVTDYDDGRGKIRVRAVIETAKPDTLIIREIPYGTTTESLLNSIEDAVKKKKLKIKSINDYTAERIEIEIKLAQGTSSDKTIEALYAFTHCEVQHSSNMVVIYKRRPMDMTVSEVLKSCTEQFVAILQRELELKKEHLLNSLHRNTLVRIFIEQRIYKNIEECETYEDVQQTVLDGVNVFRAELPRDVTLDDVEMLLSIKIRRISRYDMNKNRRESEQILADLSETEKNLSRITSYSIRYLKKLLKEYGADYPRRTRIKTFSTIEVKKLTEKPLVLGYDREKGYLGHTISSTETIECTTNDKLVIVWRDGRYKVVPPPDKMFVDLDVIYFGPHHRRKIITMVYTQAQTVTFIKRFQFGGFIMNKDYMCTPEGCEIILFDDSEPEEIYCMYKKIKYQRVNQQVFNPHDIPVKNVKAMGNQLTFKAVRYIGATRPRHWEKDDQSDSDRI